A genomic segment from Nicotiana tabacum cultivar K326 chromosome 7, ASM71507v2, whole genome shotgun sequence encodes:
- the LOC107819966 gene encoding uncharacterized protein LOC107819966 isoform X2 produces MVCPLGSGRMKALARLLVAKNIQQAASDEAGRLKFAAQYIQRELREADESNLIDEEDMHIFGLRPLTDPLHLVCCNACKKPIKASQYVAHTELCKSLYSAEDIVLEVNGGATHKKRPRKERKKSLTASSNQPRSVRKQAKLELLESDFAALPCCSEEHLSTVSFLEDKRISSHLNVATMRSCSMVTPGLVDCSEGVISHQEKHSKIFGAANIVTKSWPANSGEGIPCEEHQERSSAGSDNTGSPAIAVKIPTQVQKFRLKVEDVPNPLATKMYYSQRQHRLKSALSYLYREGSCNDSGSEFACPKVLKSNVMPADILYHSNNSHIQIDYQQEKCWLVGQAHEHSLPLVRKPNVLQMVDSGVCPPPMNIASQFPVNNILTITSIGVTNSNYNSISNSFAGHSGKQLQPKQQAEGNSAVVQNY; encoded by the exons ATGGTATGTCCTCTTGGAAGTGGGAGAATGAAAGCCTTGGCAAGGCTTCTTGTAGCTAAAAATATCCAACAAGCAGCTTCAG ACGAAGCAGGCCGCCTTAAATTTGCTGCTCAGTACATTCAAAGAGAATTGAGAGAGGCAGATGAATCAAATTTGATTGATGAAGAAG ATATGCACATTTTTGGTTTGAGGCCACTTACTGATCCTTTGCATTTG GTATGCTGCAATGCTTGTAAGAAGCCAATAAAGGCCAGCCAATACGTTGCCCACACAg AGCTTTGTAAGTCATTATACTCCGCAGAagatattgttttggaggtcaaTGGTGGTGCAACACACAAGAAACGTCcaaggaaagagagaaaaaagtcACTAACTGCATCTTCTA ACCAACCTAGATCAGTCAGAAAGCAAGCCAAACTTGAATTGTTAGAAAGTGATTTTGCTGCATTGCCATGCTGTTCAGAGGAGCATCTTTCAACTGTTTCCTTTCTTGAAGATAAAA GAATTTCATCACACTTAAATGTGGCCACCATGAGAAGTTGTTCCATGGTTACTCCTGGACTTGTAGATTGCTCAGAAGGTGTAATCTCACACCAGGAAAAACATTCCAAAAT tTTTGGTGCAGCAAATATTGTTACTAAGAGTTGGCCGGCAAATTCGGGAGAGGGTATTCCCT GTGAAGAGCATCAAGAAAGGTCAAGTGCAGGCAGTGACAATACTGGCAGTCCTGCTATCGCAGTTAAAATTCCcactcaagtccaaaaatttCGTTTGAAGGTTGAAG ATGTTCCAAATCCACTTGCAACTAAGATGTATTATTCTCAAAGACAACATCGTCTCAAATCAGCTCTCAGCTATCTGTATCGTGAGGGATCATGTAATGACAGTGGCAGCGAGTTTGCCTGTCCAAAAGTATTAAAAAGTAATGTTATGCCAGCTGACATATTGTATCATAGCAACAACTCCCATATACAAATTGATTACCAGCAAGAGAAG TGTTGGCTCGTGGGACAGGCACACGAGCATTCCCTTCCGCTGGTCCGAAAGCCGAATGTACTTCAAATGGTTGATTCCGGAGTATGTCCGCCACCTATGAACATCGCATCCCAGTTTCCTGTGAATAATATCCTAACAATCACCTCCATTGGCGTGACGAACAGCAACTATAATTCGATTTCTAATTCATTTGCAGGCCACTCAG GCAAGCAGCTACAACCTAAGCAGCAGGCTGAGGGAAATTCCGCAGTTGTACAGAATTATTAA
- the LOC107819966 gene encoding uncharacterized protein LOC107819966 isoform X4 encodes MVCPLGSGRMKALARLLVAKNIQQAASDEAGRLKFAAQYIQRELREADESNLIDEEDMHIFGLRPLTDPLHLVCCNACKKPIKASQYVAHTGISSHLNVATMRSCSMVTPGLVDCSEGVISHQEKHSKIFGAANIVTKSWPANSGEGIPFSGEEHQERSSAGSDNTGSPAIAVKIPTQVQKFRLKVEDVPNPLATKMYYSQRQHRLKSALSYLYREGSCNDSGSEFACPKVLKSNVMPADILYHSNNSHIQIDYQQEKCWLVGQAHEHSLPLVRKPNVLQMVDSGVCPPPMNIASQFPVNNILTITSIGVTNSNYNSISNSFAGHSGKQLQPKQQAEGNSAVVQNY; translated from the exons ATGGTATGTCCTCTTGGAAGTGGGAGAATGAAAGCCTTGGCAAGGCTTCTTGTAGCTAAAAATATCCAACAAGCAGCTTCAG ACGAAGCAGGCCGCCTTAAATTTGCTGCTCAGTACATTCAAAGAGAATTGAGAGAGGCAGATGAATCAAATTTGATTGATGAAGAAG ATATGCACATTTTTGGTTTGAGGCCACTTACTGATCCTTTGCATTTG GTATGCTGCAATGCTTGTAAGAAGCCAATAAAGGCCAGCCAATACGTTGCCCACACAg GAATTTCATCACACTTAAATGTGGCCACCATGAGAAGTTGTTCCATGGTTACTCCTGGACTTGTAGATTGCTCAGAAGGTGTAATCTCACACCAGGAAAAACATTCCAAAAT tTTTGGTGCAGCAAATATTGTTACTAAGAGTTGGCCGGCAAATTCGGGAGAGGGTATTCCCT TTTCAGGTGAAGAGCATCAAGAAAGGTCAAGTGCAGGCAGTGACAATACTGGCAGTCCTGCTATCGCAGTTAAAATTCCcactcaagtccaaaaatttCGTTTGAAGGTTGAAG ATGTTCCAAATCCACTTGCAACTAAGATGTATTATTCTCAAAGACAACATCGTCTCAAATCAGCTCTCAGCTATCTGTATCGTGAGGGATCATGTAATGACAGTGGCAGCGAGTTTGCCTGTCCAAAAGTATTAAAAAGTAATGTTATGCCAGCTGACATATTGTATCATAGCAACAACTCCCATATACAAATTGATTACCAGCAAGAGAAG TGTTGGCTCGTGGGACAGGCACACGAGCATTCCCTTCCGCTGGTCCGAAAGCCGAATGTACTTCAAATGGTTGATTCCGGAGTATGTCCGCCACCTATGAACATCGCATCCCAGTTTCCTGTGAATAATATCCTAACAATCACCTCCATTGGCGTGACGAACAGCAACTATAATTCGATTTCTAATTCATTTGCAGGCCACTCAG GCAAGCAGCTACAACCTAAGCAGCAGGCTGAGGGAAATTCCGCAGTTGTACAGAATTATTAA
- the LOC107819966 gene encoding uncharacterized protein LOC107819966 isoform X3, whose product MFVYPALRQQVCCNACKKPIKASQYVAHTELCKSLYSAEDIVLEVNGGATHKKRPRKERKKSLTASSNQPRSVRKQAKLELLESDFAALPCCSEEHLSTVSFLEDKRISSHLNVATMRSCSMVTPGLVDCSEGVISHQEKHSKIFGAANIVTKSWPANSGEGIPFSGEEHQERSSAGSDNTGSPAIAVKIPTQVQKFRLKVEDVPNPLATKMYYSQRQHRLKSALSYLYREGSCNDSGSEFACPKVLKSNVMPADILYHSNNSHIQIDYQQEKCWLVGQAHEHSLPLVRKPNVLQMVDSGVCPPPMNIASQFPVNNILTITSIGVTNSNYNSISNSFAGHSGKQLQPKQQAEGNSAVVQNY is encoded by the exons ATGTTCGTATATCCGGCGCTACGACAACAG GTATGCTGCAATGCTTGTAAGAAGCCAATAAAGGCCAGCCAATACGTTGCCCACACAg AGCTTTGTAAGTCATTATACTCCGCAGAagatattgttttggaggtcaaTGGTGGTGCAACACACAAGAAACGTCcaaggaaagagagaaaaaagtcACTAACTGCATCTTCTA ACCAACCTAGATCAGTCAGAAAGCAAGCCAAACTTGAATTGTTAGAAAGTGATTTTGCTGCATTGCCATGCTGTTCAGAGGAGCATCTTTCAACTGTTTCCTTTCTTGAAGATAAAA GAATTTCATCACACTTAAATGTGGCCACCATGAGAAGTTGTTCCATGGTTACTCCTGGACTTGTAGATTGCTCAGAAGGTGTAATCTCACACCAGGAAAAACATTCCAAAAT tTTTGGTGCAGCAAATATTGTTACTAAGAGTTGGCCGGCAAATTCGGGAGAGGGTATTCCCT TTTCAGGTGAAGAGCATCAAGAAAGGTCAAGTGCAGGCAGTGACAATACTGGCAGTCCTGCTATCGCAGTTAAAATTCCcactcaagtccaaaaatttCGTTTGAAGGTTGAAG ATGTTCCAAATCCACTTGCAACTAAGATGTATTATTCTCAAAGACAACATCGTCTCAAATCAGCTCTCAGCTATCTGTATCGTGAGGGATCATGTAATGACAGTGGCAGCGAGTTTGCCTGTCCAAAAGTATTAAAAAGTAATGTTATGCCAGCTGACATATTGTATCATAGCAACAACTCCCATATACAAATTGATTACCAGCAAGAGAAG TGTTGGCTCGTGGGACAGGCACACGAGCATTCCCTTCCGCTGGTCCGAAAGCCGAATGTACTTCAAATGGTTGATTCCGGAGTATGTCCGCCACCTATGAACATCGCATCCCAGTTTCCTGTGAATAATATCCTAACAATCACCTCCATTGGCGTGACGAACAGCAACTATAATTCGATTTCTAATTCATTTGCAGGCCACTCAG GCAAGCAGCTACAACCTAAGCAGCAGGCTGAGGGAAATTCCGCAGTTGTACAGAATTATTAA
- the LOC107819966 gene encoding uncharacterized protein LOC107819966 isoform X1: MVCPLGSGRMKALARLLVAKNIQQAASDEAGRLKFAAQYIQRELREADESNLIDEEDMHIFGLRPLTDPLHLVCCNACKKPIKASQYVAHTELCKSLYSAEDIVLEVNGGATHKKRPRKERKKSLTASSNQPRSVRKQAKLELLESDFAALPCCSEEHLSTVSFLEDKRISSHLNVATMRSCSMVTPGLVDCSEGVISHQEKHSKIFGAANIVTKSWPANSGEGIPFSGEEHQERSSAGSDNTGSPAIAVKIPTQVQKFRLKVEDVPNPLATKMYYSQRQHRLKSALSYLYREGSCNDSGSEFACPKVLKSNVMPADILYHSNNSHIQIDYQQEKCWLVGQAHEHSLPLVRKPNVLQMVDSGVCPPPMNIASQFPVNNILTITSIGVTNSNYNSISNSFAGHSGKQLQPKQQAEGNSAVVQNY; the protein is encoded by the exons ATGGTATGTCCTCTTGGAAGTGGGAGAATGAAAGCCTTGGCAAGGCTTCTTGTAGCTAAAAATATCCAACAAGCAGCTTCAG ACGAAGCAGGCCGCCTTAAATTTGCTGCTCAGTACATTCAAAGAGAATTGAGAGAGGCAGATGAATCAAATTTGATTGATGAAGAAG ATATGCACATTTTTGGTTTGAGGCCACTTACTGATCCTTTGCATTTG GTATGCTGCAATGCTTGTAAGAAGCCAATAAAGGCCAGCCAATACGTTGCCCACACAg AGCTTTGTAAGTCATTATACTCCGCAGAagatattgttttggaggtcaaTGGTGGTGCAACACACAAGAAACGTCcaaggaaagagagaaaaaagtcACTAACTGCATCTTCTA ACCAACCTAGATCAGTCAGAAAGCAAGCCAAACTTGAATTGTTAGAAAGTGATTTTGCTGCATTGCCATGCTGTTCAGAGGAGCATCTTTCAACTGTTTCCTTTCTTGAAGATAAAA GAATTTCATCACACTTAAATGTGGCCACCATGAGAAGTTGTTCCATGGTTACTCCTGGACTTGTAGATTGCTCAGAAGGTGTAATCTCACACCAGGAAAAACATTCCAAAAT tTTTGGTGCAGCAAATATTGTTACTAAGAGTTGGCCGGCAAATTCGGGAGAGGGTATTCCCT TTTCAGGTGAAGAGCATCAAGAAAGGTCAAGTGCAGGCAGTGACAATACTGGCAGTCCTGCTATCGCAGTTAAAATTCCcactcaagtccaaaaatttCGTTTGAAGGTTGAAG ATGTTCCAAATCCACTTGCAACTAAGATGTATTATTCTCAAAGACAACATCGTCTCAAATCAGCTCTCAGCTATCTGTATCGTGAGGGATCATGTAATGACAGTGGCAGCGAGTTTGCCTGTCCAAAAGTATTAAAAAGTAATGTTATGCCAGCTGACATATTGTATCATAGCAACAACTCCCATATACAAATTGATTACCAGCAAGAGAAG TGTTGGCTCGTGGGACAGGCACACGAGCATTCCCTTCCGCTGGTCCGAAAGCCGAATGTACTTCAAATGGTTGATTCCGGAGTATGTCCGCCACCTATGAACATCGCATCCCAGTTTCCTGTGAATAATATCCTAACAATCACCTCCATTGGCGTGACGAACAGCAACTATAATTCGATTTCTAATTCATTTGCAGGCCACTCAG GCAAGCAGCTACAACCTAAGCAGCAGGCTGAGGGAAATTCCGCAGTTGTACAGAATTATTAA